The nucleotide window GTCCTGACCGGGTCGTATACCACGCGTCAACGCCACCTGCGTCAGGCGAAGGCTATCCAAACAGCAATCGCTGAGCGCTGGCAACGCGACAATCCATGGACTTGGCAGAGAAAACACCTTGCGTGGTTTTTGAATCACCACCTAAACCAGCACACTGAATCGACGCGCTATTACTATTTGCTGACCATGCAATTACTCACTCATCGCTTAGGAAAACCCTGGCAGTTCAACCGCTAGACGAAGGTCAGAAAACAGCCAAAAGCAGCCTCTTTGGCGCGCCCACGCGCAGCCGAAAACACGTCAGTTCAATCAAGAATGGGACGAAGGAAACTGCGCTCGTAGCTCAGGATGAATTTTTGCTCGGTAGCCTGCGTCACCAATTGAACGCACTCAAGATCTACTCCGGCCTCCCTACGGTACTGCTCATAATCTGCCAGGCTGGAAAAGCTGAATAGACAGTAAGCGATGTTGTTGGCGCCTTCGGCTGGTAGAAAGTAGCCGTGGTGGTTTCCTCCCATACGGTTCACCACACGAATCCAATGACGAGAATAGCTTTCGAAAGCAGGGATCTGGTAGGGATCGATTACATACCTGACGTGGCAAGTGATCACTGGATCATTCCTTTGAAAATGAGGAAACCGCTATTCTACATATGCCATAAACTGAGTCGTCGATGGCAGTTTTGGGTCGATTTCAGCCCATATCAACAGGCAGCAATCGGCCCAGGAGCAGACCTACGGAATAATGTGCTGAACTCTGCAC belongs to Pseudomonas sp. B21-015 and includes:
- a CDS encoding NIPSNAP family protein, with amino-acid sequence MITCHVRYVIDPYQIPAFESYSRHWIRVVNRMGGNHHGYFLPAEGANNIAYCLFSFSSLADYEQYRREAGVDLECVQLVTQATEQKFILSYERSFLRPILD